From the genome of Labrus bergylta chromosome 4, fLabBer1.1, whole genome shotgun sequence, one region includes:
- the epb41l3b gene encoding band 4.1-like protein 3b isoform X12 — translation MTTETGADSEARQNKETEKGKAKAAEPTSPQNQTEQLPAAAGHSTPARKEQEQQEEEDQASHRSSTSRLSRSPLRGVKKVKIMQCKVTLLDGSDFTLNVEKRARGQVLLDKICEHLNLLERDYFGITHRDVENQKNWLDPSKELKKQIRTGPWNFAFNVKFYPPDPSQLSEDITRYYLCLQLRDDVVSGRLPCSFATHTVLGSYTAQSELGDYDPEELGSDYISELRFAPNQTKELEEKVMELHKTYKGMTPAEAEMHFLENAKKLSMYGVDLHHAKDSEGVEIMLGVCASGLLIYRDRLRINRFAWPKILKISYKRNNFYIKIRPGEFEQFESTIGFKLPNHRAAKRLWKVCVEHHTFFRLVSPEAPPKKFLSLGSKFRYSGRTQAQTRRASSQIIRPAPLFERTSSKRYNMSRSLDGAPIMENHETLMKDSTADGTAKVITKGDIITTVTTEKKAEEEKAEREDAQMDAAETPEPAVTTPLRHDTKSEADEDSEMPTQDNSPPEEMVKHQTNISELKRSFLETGSSAPGLTEWEKRLTSSPVRSPRLDEAPMIEPLDTEGEQAAGQEPKEEQETKVTEAAGYLVKYVLDSLVTDLGTSSGPHGISLSTTMDDDVFMDGTLREVEEKTPDSQEEVSERSMGKVSPGAVRQEVSQAISDKKGTLIILKEAEERDDAEGMETSAEGEKEETVVQEEVNIEENGTSKEEEDTSDVKEATAVKTSNLKIEIKTDDVTQIKGIDSPKKAMASWISEEVKTETSKIISATAEELKEMKTSLQKPEMFTFQEVQMEQSMTSLNHVTVSESSTTSLAVSTLGWVSSSQKTSPEPEEEVVVAKETEAAPADSTGPTSLDAGDAATKEMPVVHTETKTITYESAEVDTNGDVDPGVLLSAQTITSETTSTTTTTHITKTVKGGISETRIEKRIVITGDADIDHDEALAQAIKEAKEQHPDMSVTKVVVHKETEITPEEGED, via the exons ATGACGACTGAAACAGGCGCGGACTCGGAGGCCAGGCAGAACAAGGAGACGGAGAAGGGGAAAGCTAAGGCAGCCGAACCGACGTCGCCTCAGAACCAGACAGAGCAGCTTCCTGCCGCTGCCGGACACAGCACCCCGGCCAGGAAAGAACAG gagcagcaggaggaggaggaccaggCATCCCACAGGTCATCCACAAGTCGTCTGTCTCGGTCTCCTTTAAGAGGAGTGAAGAAAGTGAAGATCATGCAGTGTAAAGTCACCCTGCTGGACGGCTCCGACTTCACGCTCAATGTGGAG AAACGAGCCAGAGGCCAAGTGCTTCTGGACAAAATTTGTGAGCACCTCAATCTGCTGGAGAGGGACTACTTTGGCATCACACACAGAGATGTAGAGAACCAGAAG aattGGCTCGACCCGTCCAAGGAGCTGAAGAAGCAGATAAGGA ctGGTCCCTGGAACTTTGCCTTCAATGTGAAGTTTTATCCTCCAGACCCCTCCCAGCTCTCCGAGGATATCACAAG GTACTACCTGTGTCTGCAGCTGAGAGACGATGTGGTCTCAGGCCGTCTGCCCTGCTCCTTTGCCACCCACACGGTGCTGGGCTCCTACACAGCGCAGTCTGAACTGGGAGACTACGACCCAGAGGAACTGGGTAGCGACTACATCAGTGAACTGCGCTTTGCACCAAACCAGACCAAAGAGCTCGAAGAGAAGGTCATGGAACTCCACAAGACCTACAA GGGGATGACACCAGCCGAAGCAGAGATGCACTTCCTGGAAAATGCTAAGAAACTGTCCATGTACGGCGTGGACCTCCATCACGCCAag GACTCCGAGGGTGTGGAGATAATGTTGGGGGTTTGTGCGAGTGGCCTGCTCATCTACAGAGACAGGTTGCGGATCAACAGGTTTGCTTGGCCCAAAATCCTCAAGATCTCCTACAAGAGGAATAACTTCTACATCAAAATCCGACCGGGCGAG TTTGAGCAGTTTGAAAGTACAATTGGGTTCAAGCTTCCGAATCATCGCGCCGCCAAAAGGCTCTGGAAGGTCTGTGTCGAGCACCACACCTTCTTCAG GCTCGTGTCCCCCGAGGCGCCCCCAAAGAAGTTCCTGAGTCTCGGCTCGAAGTTTCGATACAGCGGCAGAACGCAGGCTCAGACCCGCAGGGCCAGCTCTCAGATCATCAGACCGGCTCCGCTCTTTGAACGCACCTCCAGCAAACGCTACAACATGTCCCGCAGCTTAGATGGAG CACCAATCATGGAGAACCATGAGACCCTCATGAAGGACAGCACCGCTGACGGAACAGCCAAAGTCATCACCAAAGGAGACATCATCACCACGGTAACGACAGAGAAGAaggcagaggaagagaaggcGGAGAGGGAGGATGCTCAGATGGATGCTGCAGAGACGCCAGAACCAGCTGTCACAACACCGCTCAGACATGACACAAAG TCGGAAGCAGACGAGGACTCTGAGATGCCGACTCAG GACAACTCGCCCCCGGAAGAGATGGTCAAGCACCAGACAAACATCAGCGAACTAAAGCGCTCCTTCCTGGAGACGGGTAGCAGCGCTCCGGGCCTGACAGAGTGGGAGAAGAGACTCACCTCGTCCCCCGTGCGCTCACCCAGACTGGACGAAGCACCGATGATAGAACCGTTGGAC ACTGAAGGGGAGCAGGCTGCAGGACAAGAGCcaaaggaggagcaggaaaCTAAAGTCACTGAG GCGGCAGGATATCTGGTGAAATACGTGCTGGATAGTCTGGTAACAGATTTGGGCACCTCCTCTGGGCCACACGGGATTAGTCTGTCAACCACTATGGACGATGATGTCTTCATGGACGGGACCCtcagggaggtggaggagaaaacCCCCGACTCCCAGGAGGAGGTGTCAGAGAGGTCGATGGGGAAGGTCAGCCCGGGAGCTGTCAGACAGGAAGTGtcccaggccatcagtgacaagAAAGGAACACTGATTATTTTGAAAGAGGCGGAGGAGAGAGACGACGCAGAGGGCATGGAGACGAGTGCTGAGGGTGAAAAGGAGGAGACTGTAGTCCAAGAAGAGGTCAACATTGAAGAGAACGGGACttccaaagaggaagaagacacTTCTGATGTTAAAGAAGCCACAGCAGTTAAAACATCGAATTTAAAGATTGAGATAAAAACTGATGACGTGACTCAGATTAAAGGTATCGACTCGCCTAAAAAGGCCATGGCATCGTGGATTTCTGAGGAGGTGAAGACGGAGACCTCAAAGATCATCAGTGCTACAGCAGAGGAACTCAAAGAGATGAAGACGTCACTGCAGAAGCCAGAAATGTTCACTTTCCAGGAGGTCCAGATGGAGCAGTCAATGACCAGCCTGAATCATGTCACAGTCTCTGAGTCTTCAACTACATCTTTAGCAGTG TCCACGCTGGGATGGGTTTCCTCTTCTCAAAAG ACTTCACCTGAACCAGAGGAGGAAGTGGTGGTTGCCAAGGAGACAGAGGCAGCGCCAGCAGATTCCACAGGACCAACG AGTCTTGATGCAGGCGACGCAGCTACCAAAGAGATGCCTGTGGTCCACACGGAGACAAAAACGATCACCTATGAGTCTGCAGAG GTTGACACTAATGGTGACGTAGACCCCGGGGTGTTGCTGAGTGCTCAGACCATCACCTCAGAGaccaccagcaccaccaccaccacacacatcACGAAG ACGGTGAAAGGAGGAATATCAGAGACAAGAATTGAGAAGAGGATTGTCATCACAGGGGACGCAGACATCGACCATGACGAG GCACTGGCTCAGGCCATAAAGGAGGCTAAAGAACAGCATCCTGACATGTCAGTGACCAAAGTAGTGGtacataaagagacagagatcacgccagaggagggggaggactGA
- the epb41l3b gene encoding band 4.1-like protein 3b isoform X10: MTTETGADSEARQNKETEKGKAKAAEPTSPQNQTEQLPAAAGHSTPARKEQEQQEEEDQASHRSSTSRLSRSPLRGVKKVKIMQCKVTLLDGSDFTLNVEKRARGQVLLDKICEHLNLLERDYFGITHRDVENQKNWLDPSKELKKQIRTGPWNFAFNVKFYPPDPSQLSEDITRYYLCLQLRDDVVSGRLPCSFATHTVLGSYTAQSELGDYDPEELGSDYISELRFAPNQTKELEEKVMELHKTYKGMTPAEAEMHFLENAKKLSMYGVDLHHAKDSEGVEIMLGVCASGLLIYRDRLRINRFAWPKILKISYKRNNFYIKIRPGEFEQFESTIGFKLPNHRAAKRLWKVCVEHHTFFRLVSPEAPPKKFLSLGSKFRYSGRTQAQTRRASSQIIRPAPLFERTSSKRYNMSRSLDGAPIMENHETLMKDSTADGTAKVITKGDIITTVTTEKKAEEEKAEREDAQMDAAETPEPAVTTPLRHDTKYSFIRRVKGENVFIKHSNLMLEDNSPPEEMVKHQTNISELKRSFLETGSSAPGLTEWEKRLTSSPVRSPRLDEAPMIEPLDTEGEQAAGQEPKEEQETKVTEAAGYLVKYVLDSLVTDLGTSSGPHGISLSTTMDDDVFMDGTLREVEEKTPDSQEEVSERSMGKVSPGAVRQEVSQAISDKKGTLIILKEAEERDDAEGMETSAEGEKEETVVQEEVNIEENGTSKEEEDTSDVKEATAVKTSNLKIEIKTDDVTQIKGIDSPKKAMASWISEEVKTETSKIISATAEELKEMKTSLQKPEMFTFQEVQMEQSMTSLNHVTVSESSTTSLAVSTLGWVSSSQKTSPEPEEEVVVAKETEAAPADSTGPTSLDAGDAATKEMPVVHTETKTITYESAEVDTNGDVDPGVLLSAQTITSETTSTTTTTHITKTVKGGISETRIEKRIVITGDADIDHDEALAQAIKEAKEQHPDMSVTKVVVHKETEITPEEGED; this comes from the exons ATGACGACTGAAACAGGCGCGGACTCGGAGGCCAGGCAGAACAAGGAGACGGAGAAGGGGAAAGCTAAGGCAGCCGAACCGACGTCGCCTCAGAACCAGACAGAGCAGCTTCCTGCCGCTGCCGGACACAGCACCCCGGCCAGGAAAGAACAG gagcagcaggaggaggaggaccaggCATCCCACAGGTCATCCACAAGTCGTCTGTCTCGGTCTCCTTTAAGAGGAGTGAAGAAAGTGAAGATCATGCAGTGTAAAGTCACCCTGCTGGACGGCTCCGACTTCACGCTCAATGTGGAG AAACGAGCCAGAGGCCAAGTGCTTCTGGACAAAATTTGTGAGCACCTCAATCTGCTGGAGAGGGACTACTTTGGCATCACACACAGAGATGTAGAGAACCAGAAG aattGGCTCGACCCGTCCAAGGAGCTGAAGAAGCAGATAAGGA ctGGTCCCTGGAACTTTGCCTTCAATGTGAAGTTTTATCCTCCAGACCCCTCCCAGCTCTCCGAGGATATCACAAG GTACTACCTGTGTCTGCAGCTGAGAGACGATGTGGTCTCAGGCCGTCTGCCCTGCTCCTTTGCCACCCACACGGTGCTGGGCTCCTACACAGCGCAGTCTGAACTGGGAGACTACGACCCAGAGGAACTGGGTAGCGACTACATCAGTGAACTGCGCTTTGCACCAAACCAGACCAAAGAGCTCGAAGAGAAGGTCATGGAACTCCACAAGACCTACAA GGGGATGACACCAGCCGAAGCAGAGATGCACTTCCTGGAAAATGCTAAGAAACTGTCCATGTACGGCGTGGACCTCCATCACGCCAag GACTCCGAGGGTGTGGAGATAATGTTGGGGGTTTGTGCGAGTGGCCTGCTCATCTACAGAGACAGGTTGCGGATCAACAGGTTTGCTTGGCCCAAAATCCTCAAGATCTCCTACAAGAGGAATAACTTCTACATCAAAATCCGACCGGGCGAG TTTGAGCAGTTTGAAAGTACAATTGGGTTCAAGCTTCCGAATCATCGCGCCGCCAAAAGGCTCTGGAAGGTCTGTGTCGAGCACCACACCTTCTTCAG GCTCGTGTCCCCCGAGGCGCCCCCAAAGAAGTTCCTGAGTCTCGGCTCGAAGTTTCGATACAGCGGCAGAACGCAGGCTCAGACCCGCAGGGCCAGCTCTCAGATCATCAGACCGGCTCCGCTCTTTGAACGCACCTCCAGCAAACGCTACAACATGTCCCGCAGCTTAGATGGAG CACCAATCATGGAGAACCATGAGACCCTCATGAAGGACAGCACCGCTGACGGAACAGCCAAAGTCATCACCAAAGGAGACATCATCACCACGGTAACGACAGAGAAGAaggcagaggaagagaaggcGGAGAGGGAGGATGCTCAGATGGATGCTGCAGAGACGCCAGAACCAGCTGTCACAACACCGCTCAGACATGACACAAAG TATAGTTTCATAAGACGAGTAAAAGGGGAAAACGTTTTTATCAAGCATAGTAATCTGATGCTCGAG GACAACTCGCCCCCGGAAGAGATGGTCAAGCACCAGACAAACATCAGCGAACTAAAGCGCTCCTTCCTGGAGACGGGTAGCAGCGCTCCGGGCCTGACAGAGTGGGAGAAGAGACTCACCTCGTCCCCCGTGCGCTCACCCAGACTGGACGAAGCACCGATGATAGAACCGTTGGAC ACTGAAGGGGAGCAGGCTGCAGGACAAGAGCcaaaggaggagcaggaaaCTAAAGTCACTGAG GCGGCAGGATATCTGGTGAAATACGTGCTGGATAGTCTGGTAACAGATTTGGGCACCTCCTCTGGGCCACACGGGATTAGTCTGTCAACCACTATGGACGATGATGTCTTCATGGACGGGACCCtcagggaggtggaggagaaaacCCCCGACTCCCAGGAGGAGGTGTCAGAGAGGTCGATGGGGAAGGTCAGCCCGGGAGCTGTCAGACAGGAAGTGtcccaggccatcagtgacaagAAAGGAACACTGATTATTTTGAAAGAGGCGGAGGAGAGAGACGACGCAGAGGGCATGGAGACGAGTGCTGAGGGTGAAAAGGAGGAGACTGTAGTCCAAGAAGAGGTCAACATTGAAGAGAACGGGACttccaaagaggaagaagacacTTCTGATGTTAAAGAAGCCACAGCAGTTAAAACATCGAATTTAAAGATTGAGATAAAAACTGATGACGTGACTCAGATTAAAGGTATCGACTCGCCTAAAAAGGCCATGGCATCGTGGATTTCTGAGGAGGTGAAGACGGAGACCTCAAAGATCATCAGTGCTACAGCAGAGGAACTCAAAGAGATGAAGACGTCACTGCAGAAGCCAGAAATGTTCACTTTCCAGGAGGTCCAGATGGAGCAGTCAATGACCAGCCTGAATCATGTCACAGTCTCTGAGTCTTCAACTACATCTTTAGCAGTG TCCACGCTGGGATGGGTTTCCTCTTCTCAAAAG ACTTCACCTGAACCAGAGGAGGAAGTGGTGGTTGCCAAGGAGACAGAGGCAGCGCCAGCAGATTCCACAGGACCAACG AGTCTTGATGCAGGCGACGCAGCTACCAAAGAGATGCCTGTGGTCCACACGGAGACAAAAACGATCACCTATGAGTCTGCAGAG GTTGACACTAATGGTGACGTAGACCCCGGGGTGTTGCTGAGTGCTCAGACCATCACCTCAGAGaccaccagcaccaccaccaccacacacatcACGAAG ACGGTGAAAGGAGGAATATCAGAGACAAGAATTGAGAAGAGGATTGTCATCACAGGGGACGCAGACATCGACCATGACGAG GCACTGGCTCAGGCCATAAAGGAGGCTAAAGAACAGCATCCTGACATGTCAGTGACCAAAGTAGTGGtacataaagagacagagatcacgccagaggagggggaggactGA
- the epb41l3b gene encoding band 4.1-like protein 3b isoform X9: MTTETGADSEARQNKETEKGKAKAAEPTSPQNQTEQLPAAAGHSTPARKEQEQQEEEDQASHRSSTSRLSRSPLRGVKKVKIMQCKVTLLDGSDFTLNVEKRARGQVLLDKICEHLNLLERDYFGITHRDVENQKNWLDPSKELKKQIRTGPWNFAFNVKFYPPDPSQLSEDITRYYLCLQLRDDVVSGRLPCSFATHTVLGSYTAQSELGDYDPEELGSDYISELRFAPNQTKELEEKVMELHKTYKGMTPAEAEMHFLENAKKLSMYGVDLHHAKDSEGVEIMLGVCASGLLIYRDRLRINRFAWPKILKISYKRNNFYIKIRPGEFEQFESTIGFKLPNHRAAKRLWKVCVEHHTFFRLVSPEAPPKKFLSLGSKFRYSGRTQAQTRRASSQIIRPAPLFERTSSKRYNMSRSLDGAPIMENHETLMKDSTADGTAKVITKGDIITTVTTEKKAEEEKAEREDAQMDAAETPEPAVTTPLRHDTKTDSEQTDFAFDGEMTESEADEDSEMPTQDNSPPEEMVKHQTNISELKRSFLETGSSAPGLTEWEKRLTSSPVRSPRLDEAPMIEPLDTEGEQAAGQEPKEEQETKVTEAAGYLVKYVLDSLVTDLGTSSGPHGISLSTTMDDDVFMDGTLREVEEKTPDSQEEVSERSMGKVSPGAVRQEVSQAISDKKGTLIILKEAEERDDAEGMETSAEGEKEETVVQEEVNIEENGTSKEEEDTSDVKEATAVKTSNLKIEIKTDDVTQIKGIDSPKKAMASWISEEVKTETSKIISATAEELKEMKTSLQKPEMFTFQEVQMEQSMTSLNHVTVSESSTTSLAVSTLGWVSSSQKTSPEPEEEVVVAKETEAAPADSTGPTSLDAGDAATKEMPVVHTETKTITYESAEVDTNGDVDPGVLLSAQTITSETTSTTTTTHITKTVKGGISETRIEKRIVITGDADIDHDEALAQAIKEAKEQHPDMSVTKVVVHKETEITPEEGED, translated from the exons ATGACGACTGAAACAGGCGCGGACTCGGAGGCCAGGCAGAACAAGGAGACGGAGAAGGGGAAAGCTAAGGCAGCCGAACCGACGTCGCCTCAGAACCAGACAGAGCAGCTTCCTGCCGCTGCCGGACACAGCACCCCGGCCAGGAAAGAACAG gagcagcaggaggaggaggaccaggCATCCCACAGGTCATCCACAAGTCGTCTGTCTCGGTCTCCTTTAAGAGGAGTGAAGAAAGTGAAGATCATGCAGTGTAAAGTCACCCTGCTGGACGGCTCCGACTTCACGCTCAATGTGGAG AAACGAGCCAGAGGCCAAGTGCTTCTGGACAAAATTTGTGAGCACCTCAATCTGCTGGAGAGGGACTACTTTGGCATCACACACAGAGATGTAGAGAACCAGAAG aattGGCTCGACCCGTCCAAGGAGCTGAAGAAGCAGATAAGGA ctGGTCCCTGGAACTTTGCCTTCAATGTGAAGTTTTATCCTCCAGACCCCTCCCAGCTCTCCGAGGATATCACAAG GTACTACCTGTGTCTGCAGCTGAGAGACGATGTGGTCTCAGGCCGTCTGCCCTGCTCCTTTGCCACCCACACGGTGCTGGGCTCCTACACAGCGCAGTCTGAACTGGGAGACTACGACCCAGAGGAACTGGGTAGCGACTACATCAGTGAACTGCGCTTTGCACCAAACCAGACCAAAGAGCTCGAAGAGAAGGTCATGGAACTCCACAAGACCTACAA GGGGATGACACCAGCCGAAGCAGAGATGCACTTCCTGGAAAATGCTAAGAAACTGTCCATGTACGGCGTGGACCTCCATCACGCCAag GACTCCGAGGGTGTGGAGATAATGTTGGGGGTTTGTGCGAGTGGCCTGCTCATCTACAGAGACAGGTTGCGGATCAACAGGTTTGCTTGGCCCAAAATCCTCAAGATCTCCTACAAGAGGAATAACTTCTACATCAAAATCCGACCGGGCGAG TTTGAGCAGTTTGAAAGTACAATTGGGTTCAAGCTTCCGAATCATCGCGCCGCCAAAAGGCTCTGGAAGGTCTGTGTCGAGCACCACACCTTCTTCAG GCTCGTGTCCCCCGAGGCGCCCCCAAAGAAGTTCCTGAGTCTCGGCTCGAAGTTTCGATACAGCGGCAGAACGCAGGCTCAGACCCGCAGGGCCAGCTCTCAGATCATCAGACCGGCTCCGCTCTTTGAACGCACCTCCAGCAAACGCTACAACATGTCCCGCAGCTTAGATGGAG CACCAATCATGGAGAACCATGAGACCCTCATGAAGGACAGCACCGCTGACGGAACAGCCAAAGTCATCACCAAAGGAGACATCATCACCACGGTAACGACAGAGAAGAaggcagaggaagagaaggcGGAGAGGGAGGATGCTCAGATGGATGCTGCAGAGACGCCAGAACCAGCTGTCACAACACCGCTCAGACATGACACAAAG ACTGACAGCGAGCAAACTGACTttgcctttgatggagagatgACGGAG TCGGAAGCAGACGAGGACTCTGAGATGCCGACTCAG GACAACTCGCCCCCGGAAGAGATGGTCAAGCACCAGACAAACATCAGCGAACTAAAGCGCTCCTTCCTGGAGACGGGTAGCAGCGCTCCGGGCCTGACAGAGTGGGAGAAGAGACTCACCTCGTCCCCCGTGCGCTCACCCAGACTGGACGAAGCACCGATGATAGAACCGTTGGAC ACTGAAGGGGAGCAGGCTGCAGGACAAGAGCcaaaggaggagcaggaaaCTAAAGTCACTGAG GCGGCAGGATATCTGGTGAAATACGTGCTGGATAGTCTGGTAACAGATTTGGGCACCTCCTCTGGGCCACACGGGATTAGTCTGTCAACCACTATGGACGATGATGTCTTCATGGACGGGACCCtcagggaggtggaggagaaaacCCCCGACTCCCAGGAGGAGGTGTCAGAGAGGTCGATGGGGAAGGTCAGCCCGGGAGCTGTCAGACAGGAAGTGtcccaggccatcagtgacaagAAAGGAACACTGATTATTTTGAAAGAGGCGGAGGAGAGAGACGACGCAGAGGGCATGGAGACGAGTGCTGAGGGTGAAAAGGAGGAGACTGTAGTCCAAGAAGAGGTCAACATTGAAGAGAACGGGACttccaaagaggaagaagacacTTCTGATGTTAAAGAAGCCACAGCAGTTAAAACATCGAATTTAAAGATTGAGATAAAAACTGATGACGTGACTCAGATTAAAGGTATCGACTCGCCTAAAAAGGCCATGGCATCGTGGATTTCTGAGGAGGTGAAGACGGAGACCTCAAAGATCATCAGTGCTACAGCAGAGGAACTCAAAGAGATGAAGACGTCACTGCAGAAGCCAGAAATGTTCACTTTCCAGGAGGTCCAGATGGAGCAGTCAATGACCAGCCTGAATCATGTCACAGTCTCTGAGTCTTCAACTACATCTTTAGCAGTG TCCACGCTGGGATGGGTTTCCTCTTCTCAAAAG ACTTCACCTGAACCAGAGGAGGAAGTGGTGGTTGCCAAGGAGACAGAGGCAGCGCCAGCAGATTCCACAGGACCAACG AGTCTTGATGCAGGCGACGCAGCTACCAAAGAGATGCCTGTGGTCCACACGGAGACAAAAACGATCACCTATGAGTCTGCAGAG GTTGACACTAATGGTGACGTAGACCCCGGGGTGTTGCTGAGTGCTCAGACCATCACCTCAGAGaccaccagcaccaccaccaccacacacatcACGAAG ACGGTGAAAGGAGGAATATCAGAGACAAGAATTGAGAAGAGGATTGTCATCACAGGGGACGCAGACATCGACCATGACGAG GCACTGGCTCAGGCCATAAAGGAGGCTAAAGAACAGCATCCTGACATGTCAGTGACCAAAGTAGTGGtacataaagagacagagatcacgccagaggagggggaggactGA